CCACATGAGAAATGCCTTTTTCTTTCGCTATATGGTTAAATATACCTTCAGCCATGCTGCTTCTGCATGTATTTCCTGTGCAAACGAATAATACCTTCATAAAATACCATTTTCTCCTTACGCATCGATTTCCTTGTATCCAGCGGCTTTTTCAAGCCTATTCATAATAGCCAGTCCAATTTCATCGTAGTCAAATCCTTCTGCATAAACTACGTCAACGCCTTTTTTGTCGAATTCTCTAAGACATCTAAAAAGATTTTTGGCGATAGTTTCAGGCTTTTCCCTACTTCCTACTACTAAAACTTCCCCGTTTCGATATTTTTCGCATGTTTGCTCTGTTGCCATTATACCAACTTTTTTGCCATTATTCAATTGAAATTCTGTCAACTCTTGTATTTTTTTTATAACATCGCCTATATTTCCCTTGACTATGTAAACTTCTGCATCCGGAGAATAGTGTTTGTACTTCATTCCTGGTGATTTAGGCTTTACATCCATAGAAGGCTTTTTATATACTATAGGATCTACATCTACACTGCCGACTACTTCCATTATCATCTCTTTCGTAATGCCGCCAGGCCTTAAAATGGTAGGAATCTCTCCTGTCATGTCTACCACTGTAGACTCCACCCCTACATCACAGCTTCCGCCATCTATTATCATGTCTACTCTGCCATAAAGGTCGCTAATCACGTGTGAAGCATCTGTAGGGCTTGGCTTACCAGATAGATTGGCGCTTGGAGCAGACACAGGCACCCCAGCTCTTTTTATGAGTGTATGCGCGATCTTATTAGATGGCATTCTAATGGCTACAGTATTCATTCCGGCTGTATTTATAGGCGGAACTATATCAGACTTTTCAAATATCATGGTCAATGGTCCCGGCCAAAACTGATGCGCCAGCTTTAACGCATCATTTGGGACATTTTTAGCGTATTTAAAGAGATCTTGAAACTCTGCTATGTGCAAAATAAGGGGATTGTCTTGAGGTCTACCTTTGGCTATGAATATCTTCGCAACCGCATCTGGATTAAGTGAATTGGCACCAATGCCGTAAACCGTCTCTGTGGGAAAAGCCACAAGTCCTCCATTTAGAAGTATAGTTGCCGCCTCGTCAATTAAAGTCATATCCGGATTATCTCTATCAAGCTTAACTATCTTTGTCATTTGTCACAACCCTTTCAATCATTTCATAAAACTCTCGTAATTATTATACCACTAATGATTCCCGCAATCATACCAAATACAGAAATCCTTCCCCTGTACAAGTCCCTTGATTCCGGTATCATCTCTCCGCAAGTCACATAAAGCATGGCACCGCCAGCAATGCCCAGATTTAAAGCTATGAAAAAAGGGGATACCTCGCCCATATAGACGCCAGCAATAGCCCCTAATCCTGTAGGTATACCTGCCAGTATGGCGTACATCATGTTTTTAAATGGCGTTACGCCACCTATCGATAGCGGTGTGGCCATTGCTATTCCTTCAGGTATGTCGTGAAGGGCAATGACGAGTGCAATGCTTAAGCCGAAACTACTGGATGACATA
The nucleotide sequence above comes from Thermoanaerobacterium sp. PSU-2. Encoded proteins:
- a CDS encoding L-threonylcarbamoyladenylate synthase, whose translation is MTKIVKLDRDNPDMTLIDEAATILLNGGLVAFPTETVYGIGANSLNPDAVAKIFIAKGRPQDNPLILHIAEFQDLFKYAKNVPNDALKLAHQFWPGPLTMIFEKSDIVPPINTAGMNTVAIRMPSNKIAHTLIKRAGVPVSAPSANLSGKPSPTDASHVISDLYGRVDMIIDGGSCDVGVESTVVDMTGEIPTILRPGGITKEMIMEVVGSVDVDPIVYKKPSMDVKPKSPGMKYKHYSPDAEVYIVKGNIGDVIKKIQELTEFQLNNGKKVGIMATEQTCEKYRNGEVLVVGSREKPETIAKNLFRCLREFDKKGVDVVYAEGFDYDEIGLAIMNRLEKAAGYKEIDA